The following proteins are co-located in the Bradyrhizobium sp. AZCC 2176 genome:
- a CDS encoding IS4 family transposase produces MAQGDWAAYMAYWRFVNNPQVTTDRLIEGWSRQTATVVNGRHVLAIQGTSEIKFQTRQGCRRGLGKVGKGNARGVLLHAMMAVDADSGACLGLTGGKVWTRRGKVKTPHDERELANKESARWVTTAEQGCEVLAAARMITVINDREGEFFAHWALTPGGNVHLLTRAMHDHALADGKTLYQAVERARFGDKAVIDLPQRMDRRGRQAHLSLRFGTVVLKRPARPGVKDLPEGVKVSFVEVVELHPPKGAEPVHWLLLTTHSIANATDAWRIVSWYRQRWIIEQLFRSLKNQGLRIEDSQLESSEALIKLVAIATKAACIVIQLVQARNGGEQLSVKCAFTPEETEALAAINKTMKGRTELQRNPHRPHTLQWAAWIIAKLGGWTGYASHRPPGPITFHNGMTRFQTIVAARAIESV; encoded by the coding sequence ATGGCGCAGGGAGACTGGGCCGCGTACATGGCGTACTGGCGGTTCGTGAACAATCCGCAAGTCACGACCGATCGACTGATTGAAGGCTGGAGCAGGCAGACAGCGACCGTGGTCAACGGGCGTCATGTGCTGGCGATCCAGGGCACCAGCGAGATCAAGTTTCAGACGCGACAGGGATGTCGGCGTGGACTGGGCAAAGTCGGCAAAGGCAATGCCCGCGGCGTGTTGCTGCATGCCATGATGGCCGTCGATGCCGACAGCGGGGCCTGTCTCGGCCTCACGGGCGGCAAGGTGTGGACGCGCAGGGGCAAGGTTAAGACCCCTCACGACGAGCGGGAGTTGGCCAACAAGGAGTCGGCGCGCTGGGTTACGACGGCCGAACAGGGCTGCGAGGTTCTGGCTGCGGCGCGCATGATCACTGTCATCAATGATCGCGAGGGGGAGTTCTTTGCGCACTGGGCGTTGACGCCCGGCGGCAATGTCCACCTGCTGACGCGGGCCATGCATGATCATGCACTGGCCGACGGCAAAACACTTTATCAAGCGGTAGAGCGAGCCCGCTTCGGCGACAAGGCGGTAATCGATCTGCCGCAGCGGATGGATCGCCGCGGTCGCCAAGCCCATCTCTCGCTGCGCTTCGGAACCGTCGTGCTCAAGCGGCCGGCGCGACCCGGCGTGAAGGACCTGCCGGAGGGCGTCAAAGTCAGCTTCGTGGAAGTCGTCGAGTTGCACCCTCCGAAGGGGGCTGAGCCCGTTCATTGGCTGCTCTTGACCACTCATTCGATCGCCAATGCAACCGATGCCTGGCGGATCGTCTCCTGGTACAGGCAGCGCTGGATCATCGAACAGCTCTTTCGCTCGCTGAAGAACCAGGGTCTGCGTATCGAGGACAGTCAGCTCGAAAGCTCCGAGGCTCTAATCAAGCTCGTGGCAATCGCCACTAAAGCGGCATGTATCGTCATTCAACTCGTTCAGGCCCGCAATGGTGGTGAACAATTGTCGGTCAAATGTGCCTTCACGCCGGAAGAAACCGAAGCACTTGCCGCCATCAACAAAACCATGAAAGGCCGGACCGAGCTTCAGAGGAACCCACATCGCCCCCACACGCTTCAGTGGGCGGCATGGATCATCGCCAAGCTCGGCGGATGGACCGGCTACGCCTCGCATCGGCCACCCGGACCAATCACATTCCACAACGGAATGACTCGCTTCCAAACCATCGTCGCTGCCAGAGCCATCGAAAGCGTGTAG
- a CDS encoding 2-hydroxychromene-2-carboxylate isomerase, translating to MSPNPQFLFDFGSPNAFLSHEAIPAIEKRTGVKFEYVPILLGGIFKATNNRSPAETLAGIKNKREFHALETERFLKRFGVKPYVWNPFFPVNTLNLMRAAVAAQFEGVFEKYVEAAFHHMWVEPKKMDDPEIAAKALASSGLDAARLLARSQDADVKARLIENTQSAVERGAFGSPTFFVGKEMFFGKEQLREVEEMVSGK from the coding sequence GTGAGTCCGAATCCGCAATTCCTGTTCGATTTCGGCAGCCCTAACGCGTTCCTGAGTCACGAAGCGATTCCGGCGATCGAAAAGCGCACCGGCGTGAAGTTTGAGTATGTGCCGATCCTGCTCGGCGGCATCTTCAAGGCCACCAACAACAGGTCGCCCGCCGAAACGCTCGCCGGCATCAAGAACAAGCGCGAATTCCACGCGCTGGAGACCGAGCGCTTTTTGAAGCGGTTTGGGGTAAAGCCCTATGTCTGGAATCCATTTTTCCCGGTCAACACGCTGAACCTGATGCGTGCGGCAGTCGCGGCCCAGTTCGAGGGCGTGTTCGAGAAATATGTTGAGGCCGCCTTCCATCACATGTGGGTCGAGCCGAAGAAAATGGATGACCCTGAAATCGCGGCGAAAGCCCTGGCCTCGTCCGGCCTCGATGCCGCCAGGCTGCTGGCGCGCTCGCAGGACGCGGATGTAAAGGCCAGGCTGATCGAGAACACCCAATCCGCTGTCGAGCGCGGCGCGTTCGGCTCGCCGACGTTCTTCGTCGGCAAGGAAATGTTTTTCGGCAAGGAACAACTTCGCGAAGTCGAGGAAATGGTCTCGGGTAAATAG
- a CDS encoding DUF2235 domain-containing protein, with product MGRNIVLLSDGTGNSAAKVWRTNVWRTFEALDLSGNDQVAFYDDGVGTSTFKPWAILGGAFGFGLKRNVVDIYKFACRNYRDETDNLYGFGFSRGAFTIRVVIGLILNQGLVSADNESELDKKAIAAYRKYRSERYHTVWPWHPEDWYRAIRNFLFPIKYDKRDNREVKYIRFVGVWDTVAAYGLPMDEMTRGVSRWIVPLELPDHTLNRKCVLRACQALSLDEARTTFHPELWDEKIVPPSEFDPDQKRNIADEQISQVWFAGVHSNVGGGYPDDALAYIPLVWMLNEAQRCGLKFKSDTGDPPADPDAFKNAVSRADKDGRIYNPRAGLGAYYRYGPRKLVQLCNYRYAKKEDDEVTIERPKIHESVFRRIRNNAHAYAPIGLPAVYDVVKADGEIVTPDQYEFETIEAANMRADAQEHVWNEIWKRRVVYFATVGATAWLLAFPLISGATRSDEFTSPIRWVSDIIRFVGAFLPDFASTWIDGYARAPFFFLLLAGLVVFFNLWGMRIASRIDDRMGAIWRKTSSAPSGLPDDLVYRLRSSKFYIALHEELKRRWAPAFFALLFVYIGLALVNRLLYNVQDVAGFTCTPSAETKGLARGETVTVEFKTSDLCKPTGIHLDGGGARYTVKVEPVLSEPWYDAAIKVPFGGFSPTDQPTWNQRILLGLGVPLRRELTRDWFRIVLRYGDVGGEEAFLDPDPADSVIESPIKPTREGELFIFVNDAVLGIPGFYDLLYRSNKGAAKLTVKRR from the coding sequence ATGGGCCGAAACATCGTTTTGCTGTCCGACGGCACCGGCAATTCCGCGGCCAAGGTCTGGCGCACGAACGTCTGGCGCACCTTTGAGGCGCTGGATCTTTCCGGAAACGATCAGGTCGCCTTCTACGACGACGGCGTCGGCACTTCGACATTCAAGCCGTGGGCGATCCTTGGCGGCGCGTTCGGCTTTGGCCTGAAACGAAACGTCGTCGACATCTACAAATTTGCATGCCGCAACTACAGGGACGAAACCGACAACCTCTATGGCTTCGGCTTCAGCCGCGGCGCATTCACGATCCGCGTCGTCATCGGCCTGATTCTCAATCAAGGCCTGGTGTCCGCCGACAATGAAAGCGAACTCGACAAGAAGGCGATCGCGGCCTACCGGAAATACCGCAGCGAACGCTACCATACCGTCTGGCCCTGGCATCCGGAGGACTGGTACCGGGCGATCCGCAACTTCCTCTTCCCGATCAAGTACGACAAGCGCGACAATCGAGAGGTCAAATACATCCGATTCGTCGGTGTGTGGGATACCGTGGCCGCCTATGGCCTGCCGATGGACGAGATGACGCGAGGCGTCAGCCGGTGGATCGTTCCGCTCGAACTTCCCGATCACACGCTGAATCGCAAATGCGTCCTGCGCGCATGCCAGGCGCTTTCGCTCGACGAAGCACGAACCACGTTCCATCCCGAGCTGTGGGATGAAAAGATCGTTCCGCCGTCGGAATTCGATCCAGATCAGAAGCGCAACATTGCGGATGAGCAAATCAGCCAGGTCTGGTTCGCAGGCGTGCATTCCAATGTAGGCGGCGGGTATCCAGATGATGCGCTGGCCTACATTCCGCTGGTCTGGATGCTCAACGAAGCGCAGCGCTGCGGTCTGAAATTCAAATCGGACACCGGTGATCCGCCCGCCGATCCAGATGCGTTCAAGAATGCCGTTTCCAGAGCGGACAAGGACGGGCGGATTTACAATCCGCGCGCGGGCCTCGGCGCCTATTACCGTTACGGTCCACGAAAACTCGTTCAACTTTGCAATTACCGGTATGCGAAAAAGGAGGACGACGAGGTCACGATCGAACGTCCGAAGATCCACGAAAGCGTGTTCAGGCGAATCAGGAACAATGCGCACGCCTATGCGCCCATCGGCCTGCCCGCCGTCTACGATGTCGTGAAGGCCGACGGCGAGATCGTCACGCCGGATCAGTATGAATTCGAGACCATCGAGGCGGCCAACATGCGTGCGGACGCACAGGAGCATGTCTGGAACGAAATCTGGAAACGGCGTGTCGTCTACTTCGCTACCGTCGGCGCCACCGCCTGGCTGCTGGCGTTTCCGTTGATCAGCGGCGCTACGCGCTCCGACGAATTCACGAGCCCGATCCGGTGGGTCTCGGACATCATTCGCTTCGTCGGGGCGTTTCTGCCGGACTTTGCGTCTACCTGGATCGACGGCTATGCCCGCGCGCCGTTTTTCTTCCTGCTGCTTGCCGGCCTGGTCGTGTTCTTCAACCTGTGGGGAATGCGAATAGCATCCCGCATCGACGATCGCATGGGGGCGATCTGGCGAAAAACTTCTTCTGCGCCGTCGGGCTTGCCCGATGATTTGGTCTACCGGCTTCGCAGCAGCAAATTCTACATTGCGCTGCATGAGGAGCTGAAGCGCAGATGGGCACCCGCATTCTTTGCCCTGTTGTTCGTTTATATCGGGTTGGCCCTCGTCAACCGCCTGCTCTACAACGTCCAGGACGTTGCCGGTTTTACCTGCACGCCAAGCGCGGAAACCAAAGGTCTTGCAAGGGGAGAAACGGTGACCGTCGAATTCAAGACGTCGGACCTTTGCAAGCCGACGGGCATTCATCTCGATGGCGGCGGAGCCAGATACACGGTGAAGGTCGAACCGGTGCTGTCGGAGCCCTGGTACGATGCCGCGATCAAGGTTCCGTTCGGTGGCTTCTCGCCCACGGACCAGCCGACCTGGAATCAACGGATCCTGCTCGGGCTCGGCGTGCCGCTGCGCCGCGAATTGACCAGGGACTGGTTCAGGATCGTTCTGCGCTATGGCGACGTTGGCGGGGAAGAGGCCTTTCTCGATCCTGATCCTGCTGATTCCGTGATCGAAAGCCCCATCAAGCCAACTCGCGAAGGCGAACTGTTTATCTTCGTCAACGATGCCGTGCTCGGCATACCCGGGTTCTATGATCTCCTTTATCGAAGCAACAAAGGCGCAGCGAAACTGACGGTGAAGCGGCGATAG
- a CDS encoding LON peptidase substrate-binding domain-containing protein encodes MPINAEYRGPGELPEIIPVFPLPGALLLPRGQMPLNIFEPRYLAMVDDALRDGHRLIGMIQPDISHTRDEARPELFRVGCVGRITQLAESGDGRYILELTGVARFKVIEEISALTAYRQCKVDFFPYADDFVARKGEEDVDRAALLDVLTDFLNANNLKVDWEGIESAPNEALVNALAMMSPYGPAEKQAMLEAPDLKTRAEILIAVTEMDLAKKRTSGDTGLQ; translated from the coding sequence ATGCCGATCAATGCCGAATACCGCGGACCCGGCGAGCTTCCCGAAATCATTCCGGTGTTTCCGTTGCCGGGCGCGCTGTTGCTGCCGCGCGGCCAGATGCCGCTCAATATTTTCGAGCCGCGCTATCTGGCGATGGTGGACGACGCGCTGCGCGACGGTCACCGGCTGATCGGGATGATCCAGCCGGATATTTCCCACACCAGGGACGAGGCGAGGCCCGAGCTGTTCCGGGTCGGCTGCGTCGGGCGCATCACGCAGCTCGCCGAATCCGGCGACGGCCGCTACATCCTCGAGCTGACCGGCGTCGCCCGCTTCAAGGTGATCGAGGAAATCTCGGCGCTGACCGCATACCGGCAGTGCAAGGTGGACTTCTTTCCCTATGCCGACGATTTCGTCGCGCGCAAGGGCGAAGAGGATGTCGACCGCGCGGCATTGCTTGACGTTCTGACCGACTTTCTCAACGCCAACAATCTGAAGGTGGATTGGGAAGGCATCGAGAGCGCGCCGAACGAGGCGCTGGTCAACGCGCTGGCGATGATGTCGCCGTATGGCCCGGCGGAAAAGCAGGCGATGCTGGAAGCGCCCGACCTGAAGACCCGCGCGGAGATCCTGATCGCGGTGACCGAAATGGATCTCGCCAAGAAGCGCACCAGCGGCGACACCGGGCTGCAGTAG
- a CDS encoding PQQ-dependent sugar dehydrogenase, with protein sequence MKSAFNRSILALAAILVVAGVSQADAQQKALKKYESGTKDFWTNPPPDWFLGDETEGQKGQAPPSGPPTGASDAELAAMMKQIKLPAGFSIEVYASNVLAARQMAWGDKGTLFVGSFGLGNVYAIKDNGGKREVKTILKGLNMPTGLAFLDGSLYVIAVDKLIKYENAEANLDNLGAGKVVYDDMPSYAAHGWKYIAVDKDGWFYLPFGPPFNIGIPPTSVSQIRRVDPKTGNAEIWALGVRNSVGGDVDPRSGRYWFTENARDWISDDMPSDKLNMISKIGEHFGYPYCHQGDMPDPKYAMGHKCSEFTPPVVNLGAHVAPLGMKFYTGDQFPAEYKNNILIAEHGSWNRYKYQGARIKRVIVDADGKNPKSEIFASGWLEGDTGYLGRPADIVLAKDGSILVADDWAGAIYRISYKK encoded by the coding sequence ATGAAATCGGCTTTCAATCGATCTATTCTTGCGCTCGCAGCCATCCTCGTTGTCGCGGGGGTCAGCCAGGCCGACGCGCAGCAGAAGGCCCTGAAGAAATACGAGTCCGGCACCAAGGATTTCTGGACCAACCCGCCGCCGGACTGGTTTCTTGGCGACGAGACCGAAGGCCAGAAGGGCCAAGCGCCGCCGTCCGGTCCGCCGACCGGCGCTTCCGACGCCGAACTTGCGGCGATGATGAAGCAGATCAAGCTGCCGGCGGGCTTCAGCATAGAAGTCTATGCGTCGAACGTGCTGGCCGCGCGGCAGATGGCCTGGGGCGACAAGGGTACGCTGTTCGTCGGCTCCTTTGGGCTCGGCAATGTCTATGCGATCAAGGACAATGGCGGGAAGCGGGAGGTCAAGACCATCCTCAAGGGCCTCAACATGCCCACCGGTCTCGCTTTCCTCGACGGCTCGCTTTACGTGATCGCGGTCGACAAGCTGATCAAATACGAAAACGCCGAAGCCAATCTCGACAATCTCGGCGCCGGCAAGGTGGTGTATGACGACATGCCGTCCTATGCCGCACATGGCTGGAAATACATCGCCGTCGACAAGGATGGCTGGTTCTATCTGCCGTTCGGACCTCCCTTCAACATCGGCATTCCGCCGACCAGCGTCTCGCAGATTCGCCGCGTCGATCCCAAGACCGGCAATGCGGAGATCTGGGCGCTCGGCGTCCGCAACAGCGTCGGCGGCGACGTCGATCCGCGCTCGGGGCGATACTGGTTCACCGAGAACGCCCGCGACTGGATCAGCGACGACATGCCGAGCGACAAGCTCAACATGATCTCGAAGATCGGCGAGCATTTCGGCTACCCCTATTGCCACCAGGGCGATATGCCGGACCCGAAATACGCGATGGGTCACAAGTGCTCGGAATTCACACCGCCCGTGGTCAATCTCGGGGCCCACGTGGCGCCACTCGGCATGAAGTTCTATACCGGCGATCAATTCCCGGCCGAGTACAAGAACAACATCCTGATCGCCGAGCATGGCTCCTGGAACCGGTACAAGTACCAGGGCGCCCGGATCAAACGCGTGATCGTCGATGCCGACGGCAAGAATCCCAAATCGGAGATCTTTGCCTCCGGCTGGCTTGAAGGCGACACGGGCTATCTCGGTCGTCCGGCAGATATCGTGCTGGCCAAGGATGGTTCGATCCTGGTGGCCGACGACTGGGCCGGCGCGATCTATCGCATCAGCTACAAGAAGTAG
- a CDS encoding c-type cytochrome, which yields MRTVLIASLSVAFVICSTPARAADVAAGKAKADLCVGCHGEGGISQIENTPSLAAQPDLFIQWQLVFFRAGTRKNEQMQPIVEQLNNDDIRNLGAYYASLPPPTAPKPDDDPGLSKKGAQAAAGRRCASCHMDTYAGTKAVARVAGQREEYLVKALRDYKSGVRAGGAMAAMADVAFPLSEEEIEALAHYLAHL from the coding sequence ATGCGGACTGTACTGATCGCGTCCTTATCCGTTGCCTTCGTCATCTGCAGCACACCCGCTCGCGCCGCCGATGTCGCGGCCGGCAAGGCGAAGGCCGATCTGTGCGTCGGCTGCCACGGCGAAGGCGGCATTTCCCAGATCGAGAACACCCCCTCGCTCGCGGCCCAGCCCGATCTCTTCATTCAGTGGCAGCTCGTGTTCTTTCGCGCCGGCACCCGCAAGAACGAGCAGATGCAACCGATCGTCGAGCAGCTCAACAATGACGACATCCGTAACCTCGGCGCCTATTACGCCTCCCTTCCGCCGCCGACGGCGCCCAAGCCCGACGACGATCCGGGCCTTTCGAAGAAAGGCGCGCAGGCGGCCGCCGGCCGGCGCTGCGCTTCATGCCACATGGATACTTACGCCGGCACCAAGGCGGTCGCCCGCGTCGCCGGCCAGCGCGAGGAATATCTCGTGAAGGCGCTACGGGATTACAAATCGGGCGTACGGGCCGGCGGCGCGATGGCGGCGATGGCGGATGTCGCGTTCCCCCTCAGCGAGGAAGAGATCGAGGCGCTGGCGCATTATCTCGCGCATCTCTGA
- a CDS encoding SDR family oxidoreductase has protein sequence MTSLEGKTLFVSGASRGIGLAIALRAARDGANVAIAAKTAEPHPRLKGTIYTAAEEIRAAGGKALPVLCDIRDEAQVIAAIEQTVAEFGGIDICVNNASAISLTDSQGTDMKRFDLMMGINTRGTFMVSKYCIPHLKKATNPHILMLSPPLDMKQKWFEHSTAYTMAKFGMSMCVLGLAGELKSAGVAVNALWPRTTIATAAVGNLLGGEAMMRASRTPEIMGDAAHAILTRPAREFTGQFCIDDKVLYASGVRDFEHYRVDRSVALMSDFFVPADDVPPPGVTVQALPSVGAAQTAR, from the coding sequence ATGACTTCCCTCGAAGGCAAAACGCTGTTCGTATCGGGCGCCAGCCGCGGCATCGGGCTGGCCATCGCGCTGCGCGCCGCGCGTGACGGCGCCAATGTTGCGATTGCGGCCAAGACCGCAGAGCCGCATCCGAGACTCAAGGGCACCATCTACACCGCGGCGGAGGAAATTCGCGCCGCCGGCGGCAAAGCGCTGCCGGTGCTGTGCGATATCCGCGACGAGGCACAGGTGATCGCGGCGATCGAGCAGACCGTTGCCGAATTCGGCGGCATCGATATCTGCGTCAACAATGCCAGCGCCATCAGCCTGACCGATTCGCAAGGAACCGACATGAAGCGGTTCGACCTGATGATGGGCATCAATACCCGCGGTACCTTCATGGTATCGAAATATTGCATTCCGCATCTGAAGAAGGCGACCAACCCGCACATATTGATGCTGTCGCCGCCGCTCGACATGAAGCAAAAGTGGTTCGAGCATTCCACCGCCTATACGATGGCGAAGTTCGGCATGAGCATGTGCGTGCTCGGGCTGGCAGGTGAGCTGAAATCCGCAGGTGTTGCGGTCAACGCGCTGTGGCCGCGCACCACCATCGCTACCGCCGCGGTCGGCAACCTGCTCGGCGGCGAGGCGATGATGCGCGCCAGCCGGACGCCCGAGATCATGGGCGATGCCGCGCACGCCATCCTGACGAGACCGGCGCGGGAATTCACCGGGCAGTTCTGCATCGATGACAAGGTGCTGTACGCCTCTGGCGTCAGGGATTTCGAGCACTACCGTGTCGATCGCTCGGTGGCCTTGATGTCGGACTTCTTCGTCCCCGCCGACGATGTGCCGCCACCCGGGGTTACCGTGCAGGCGCTGCCCTCGGTGGGGGCGGCGCAGACGGCGCGCTAG
- a CDS encoding glutathione S-transferase family protein, with translation MLTVHHLNNSRSQRVLWLLEELDVPYEIVRYQRQPDMRAPKELRDIHPLGKSPVITDNGNGNTIAESGAICEYIIGAYGNGRLIPPPSTPERLRYTYWLHYAEGSAMSPLLLKLLFTLMPKRAPALLRPLVRKVSNTALTTLVNPQLKQHMDYWEGELAKSEWFAGNEFSGADIQMSFPLEAAAARGGLEQGHPKAMAFLERIHARPAYARALEKGGPYMVGR, from the coding sequence ATGCTGACAGTTCATCATCTCAACAATTCCCGCTCGCAGCGCGTGCTGTGGCTGCTCGAGGAACTCGACGTTCCCTACGAGATCGTCCGCTATCAGCGCCAGCCCGACATGCGGGCGCCAAAGGAGCTGCGCGACATTCACCCGCTCGGCAAATCGCCCGTCATTACCGACAACGGCAACGGCAACACCATCGCCGAGTCCGGCGCGATCTGCGAATACATCATCGGCGCCTATGGCAATGGCCGCCTGATCCCGCCGCCGAGCACGCCGGAGCGCCTGCGCTATACCTATTGGCTGCATTATGCGGAAGGATCCGCAATGTCGCCGCTGCTGCTGAAGCTCCTGTTCACGTTGATGCCGAAGCGTGCGCCGGCTCTGCTGCGGCCGCTGGTGCGCAAAGTCTCCAACACGGCGCTGACCACGCTGGTCAATCCGCAGCTCAAGCAGCATATGGATTATTGGGAAGGCGAACTGGCAAAAAGCGAGTGGTTCGCCGGCAATGAATTCAGCGGTGCCGACATCCAGATGAGTTTTCCACTGGAAGCCGCCGCGGCGCGCGGCGGACTGGAGCAAGGTCATCCCAAAGCAATGGCGTTTCTCGAACGCATTCATGCCCGCCCGGCCTATGCGCGCGCGCTGGAAAAGGGTGGGCCGTATATGGTCGGGCGCTGA
- a CDS encoding DUF2239 family protein yields the protein MVDQTRPLFTAFMGPQRLAAGPLAEIAIAVMQASRRPAAPPIIIFSDATGHPIDLDLRGTDREIIARLPQPASPADVETDETAPAEPRGRGRPKLGVVAREVTLLPRHWEWLGMQPGGASVALRKLVEEARRANGDADRARTARDAAYHFMSVMAGNLAGFEEASRALFADDRRRFADLVAGWPDDIRDHVVKLAFSDRAEP from the coding sequence ATGGTTGACCAGACCCGCCCCCTTTTCACGGCCTTCATGGGCCCGCAGCGCCTGGCGGCGGGCCCGCTCGCCGAGATCGCCATTGCGGTCATGCAAGCTTCCCGCAGACCCGCAGCGCCGCCGATCATCATATTCAGCGACGCGACCGGCCATCCGATCGATCTCGATCTCCGCGGCACCGACCGCGAAATCATCGCCCGCCTGCCTCAACCCGCCTCGCCTGCGGACGTCGAAACCGATGAGACGGCGCCAGCGGAGCCGCGCGGGCGCGGACGGCCCAAGCTCGGCGTTGTCGCGCGCGAGGTGACGTTGTTGCCGCGCCATTGGGAGTGGCTTGGCATGCAGCCCGGCGGCGCATCGGTGGCGTTGCGAAAGCTGGTGGAAGAGGCGCGCCGCGCCAATGGCGATGCGGATCGCGCCCGCACCGCTCGAGATGCCGCCTATCATTTCATGTCGGTGATGGCCGGTAATCTTGCAGGCTTCGAGGAAGCTTCGCGGGCGTTGTTCGCCGATGACCGGCGGCGATTCGCCGATCTCGTCGCCGGCTGGCCCGACGATATCCGCGACCACGTCGTCAAGCTCGCCTTCAGCGATCGCGCCGAGCCATAG
- the trxA gene encoding thioredoxin, translated as MTIVEQGGGPAPQAAPDLIKETTTQTFVKDVIEESKRQPVLIDFWAPWCGPCRQLTPVLEKAVRAAKGKVKLVKMNIDEHPAIPGQMGIQSIPAVIAFVGGQPADGFMGAVPESQINAFIDKLTKGMTAPGEPNVAEILQEAEAVLADGDPAAAAQIYAEILGFDATNIAALAGLAKCYVTTGAIEQAKQTLAMVPESKRNDAAVKAVQASIDLAEQAQAVGPVTELEQKVAANPLDHQARFDLATALNALGKRTEATNQLLEIVKRDRKWNDDGARRQLVQFFEAWGGADEATVEGRKRLSTILFS; from the coding sequence GTGACGATAGTTGAGCAGGGCGGCGGCCCGGCACCGCAGGCAGCACCGGATCTGATCAAGGAGACGACCACCCAGACCTTCGTGAAGGACGTCATCGAGGAGTCGAAGCGGCAGCCGGTGCTGATCGACTTCTGGGCGCCCTGGTGCGGCCCCTGCCGGCAGCTCACGCCCGTTCTTGAAAAGGCCGTCCGTGCGGCCAAGGGCAAGGTCAAGCTGGTCAAGATGAATATCGACGAGCATCCGGCGATCCCCGGCCAGATGGGCATTCAGTCGATCCCGGCCGTGATCGCGTTCGTGGGCGGCCAACCCGCCGACGGCTTCATGGGCGCGGTGCCGGAGAGCCAGATCAACGCCTTCATCGACAAGCTCACCAAGGGCATGACGGCGCCGGGCGAACCCAATGTCGCGGAAATCCTGCAGGAGGCCGAAGCCGTACTGGCGGACGGCGACCCTGCCGCGGCAGCCCAGATCTATGCCGAGATACTGGGTTTCGATGCCACCAATATCGCGGCTCTGGCGGGGCTGGCAAAATGCTACGTGACGACGGGCGCCATCGAACAGGCCAAGCAGACGTTAGCGATGGTGCCGGAATCGAAGCGCAACGATGCTGCCGTCAAGGCGGTGCAGGCCTCGATCGACCTTGCCGAGCAGGCCCAGGCGGTCGGCCCGGTCACCGAACTGGAACAGAAGGTCGCCGCAAACCCGCTCGACCATCAGGCGCGATTCGACCTAGCGACCGCGCTCAACGCGCTCGGCAAGCGCACCGAGGCGACCAACCAGTTGCTGGAGATCGTCAAGCGCGATCGCAAGTGGAACGATGACGGCGCGCGCAGGCAACTGGTACAGTTCTTCGAGGCGTGGGGCGGCGCCGACGAAGCGACCGTCGAGGGACGAAAGCGGCTTTCGACGATTCTGTTCTCGTAG
- the panE gene encoding 2-dehydropantoate 2-reductase — protein sequence MRILVVGAGAIGGYFGGRLLQAGNDVTFLVRPKRASELASAGLVIKSAAGDVTLKNPPTVQADKLADKFDVVLLSCKAFDLEDAIKSFAPAVGPQTAIIPLLNGMLHLNVLDKKFGADRLLGGLCAIAVTLNEAREVVQLAPMQSLNFGERDGSMSERVRAIAKVFESGKFGASASEHIMQDMWEKWVFLASLAASTCLMRTSVGNILAVADGKDFLLGMLDECSAIAKASGHEPTGPFFQRTSGLLTTEGSQMTASMFRDIKSGLPIEADHVIGDLVARADAAKIPVPKLRIAYIHLKAYEKQRSA from the coding sequence ATGCGTATTCTCGTGGTCGGCGCCGGCGCCATCGGCGGTTATTTCGGCGGCAGACTGCTTCAGGCAGGAAACGACGTGACGTTCCTGGTGCGGCCGAAGCGCGCATCCGAACTCGCAAGCGCGGGTCTTGTCATCAAGAGTGCCGCCGGCGACGTGACGCTCAAGAACCCGCCCACGGTGCAGGCCGATAAGCTCGCCGACAAATTCGATGTCGTGCTGTTGAGCTGCAAGGCGTTCGACCTGGAAGACGCGATCAAGTCGTTTGCCCCGGCGGTCGGGCCGCAGACCGCGATCATTCCGCTGCTCAACGGCATGCTGCACCTCAACGTGCTGGACAAGAAATTCGGGGCTGACCGCTTGCTCGGCGGCCTCTGCGCGATCGCAGTGACGCTCAACGAGGCTCGCGAGGTGGTTCAACTCGCGCCGATGCAGTCGCTCAATTTCGGCGAACGCGATGGCTCGATGTCGGAGCGGGTGCGTGCGATCGCGAAGGTGTTTGAGAGCGGCAAGTTCGGCGCGTCGGCGAGCGAACACATCATGCAGGACATGTGGGAGAAGTGGGTTTTCCTCGCTTCGCTCGCCGCGTCGACCTGCCTGATGCGCACCTCGGTCGGCAATATCCTGGCGGTCGCCGACGGCAAGGATTTTCTGCTCGGCATGCTCGATGAATGCAGCGCGATTGCAAAGGCGTCGGGCCACGAGCCGACCGGCCCGTTCTTCCAGCGCACCAGCGGCTTGTTGACGACCGAGGGCTCGCAGATGACGGCCTCGATGTTCCGCGACATCAAGTCCGGCCTGCCGATCGAGGCCGACCATGTCATCGGCGATCTCGTCGCACGCGCCGACGCCGCCAAGATTCCGGTGCCGAAGTTGCGCATCGCCTACATCCATCTGAAGGCGTATGAGAAGCAGCGGTCCGCGTAG